In the Mycolicibacterium thermoresistibile genome, one interval contains:
- a CDS encoding MCE family protein, whose translation MVDRARLRRITRRPLETYSRTTLGVIAVAVVAVLVGALLVVKAAGIGYKEYTARFLQAAALQPGNPITVAGIPVGEVLSMKLNGDHVEARLKVRGDIRLGEHSRAVIKITTILGSRYLALYPDGPGTLPDNTFDLKHTEVPYDLQEALADVATTYEQVDSDQFAESLAILGRQLETLPPVVPQALENTHTLSSIIAQRRDQLGELLKTTEMVSTTLRRQQANIGNLVHQGNSLLGEFVARRATFHAMMDALTVLVQRLSDIVIDDRPELEELLSNLRELSGLLADNDGMLRSILQTTPIAVRNLANITGTGNAIDFNAPGGLLVDSWMCAISGRAKQFGMIEYFQDCK comes from the coding sequence TGGTCGCGGTACTGGTCGGAGCGCTGCTGGTGGTCAAGGCGGCCGGCATCGGCTACAAGGAGTACACCGCCCGCTTCCTGCAGGCCGCCGCGCTGCAGCCGGGCAACCCGATCACCGTCGCCGGCATCCCGGTGGGCGAGGTGCTGAGCATGAAGCTCAACGGAGACCACGTCGAGGCGCGGCTGAAGGTCCGCGGCGACATCCGGCTGGGCGAGCACTCCCGCGCCGTCATCAAGATCACCACCATCCTCGGATCTCGCTACCTCGCGCTGTACCCCGACGGCCCGGGAACGTTGCCCGACAACACCTTCGACCTCAAACACACCGAGGTTCCGTACGACCTGCAGGAGGCGTTGGCCGACGTCGCGACCACCTATGAGCAGGTCGACTCCGATCAGTTCGCCGAGTCGCTGGCGATTCTCGGCCGGCAACTCGAAACGCTTCCCCCGGTGGTGCCACAGGCGCTGGAGAACACCCACACCCTGTCATCGATCATCGCGCAGCGCCGCGACCAACTCGGTGAGCTGCTGAAAACCACCGAGATGGTCAGCACCACCCTGCGCCGTCAGCAGGCCAACATCGGAAACCTGGTGCACCAGGGCAATTCGCTGCTCGGCGAGTTCGTCGCGCGCCGGGCCACCTTCCACGCGATGATGGACGCCCTCACCGTTCTGGTGCAGCGGTTGAGCGACATCGTGATCGACGACCGCCCCGAATTGGAAGAGCTGCTGAGCAATCTGCGCGAACTGTCCGGTCTGCTCGCCGACAACGACGGCATGCTGCGCAGCATCCTGCAGACCACGCCGATCGCGGTCCGCAACCTGGCCAACATCACCGGCACCGGCAACGCGATCGACTTCAACGCCCCCGGTGGTCTGCTGGTCGACTCCTGGATGTGCGCCATCAGCGGCCGGGCCAAGCAGTTCGGCATGATCGAGTACTTCCAGGACTGCAAATGA
- a CDS encoding MCE family protein, with amino-acid sequence MRDVRTRVIALIAAGLVAVAAVAVVAVKVARDQLDTITVTAQFDSAAGLYVGNVVAVLGMPVGKVTEITPKTNYVEVTFTVDKDVKVPADVQAVTLSNSILTDRQIELTPPYRGGPTLQDHDTIGLNRTRTPVEFARVLDVLDKLALSLRGDGKGGGPIADVVDAGAAIVDGQGRQMKDALGELSNALRLSADRGELTRDQLTTIVRNVSSLAEAAARNDELLREFGSSVRAMSQILADEKLGSGTTGRKINEVLTHAGEVLQTHRETIRDLIANGDVVLNAAVDHERDLKELLDVTPMTLDNLYNVADQRNGALRIKVVTDKVLFDNQLVKEVCNMMGLRQLGCSTGTLQDFGPDFGLTYMLEGLAAMGQR; translated from the coding sequence ATGCGTGACGTCAGAACCAGGGTCATCGCGCTGATCGCCGCCGGGCTGGTGGCGGTCGCGGCGGTCGCCGTCGTGGCGGTGAAGGTCGCCCGGGATCAGCTCGACACGATCACGGTGACCGCCCAGTTCGACAGCGCCGCCGGGCTGTACGTCGGCAATGTGGTCGCCGTGCTCGGCATGCCGGTCGGCAAGGTCACCGAGATCACCCCGAAGACCAACTACGTCGAGGTGACGTTCACCGTCGACAAGGACGTCAAGGTGCCCGCGGACGTCCAGGCGGTCACCCTCTCCAACTCGATCCTGACCGACCGTCAGATCGAGTTGACCCCGCCGTACCGGGGCGGCCCGACGTTGCAGGACCACGACACGATCGGACTGAACCGCACCCGCACCCCGGTCGAATTCGCCCGCGTGCTCGACGTCCTTGACAAGCTCGCGTTGTCGCTGCGCGGCGACGGGAAGGGCGGCGGACCCATCGCCGACGTGGTGGACGCCGGCGCGGCGATCGTCGACGGCCAGGGCCGGCAGATGAAGGATGCGCTCGGTGAGTTGTCGAACGCGTTGCGGCTGTCCGCCGACCGCGGTGAGCTCACCAGGGACCAGCTCACCACCATCGTGCGCAACGTGAGCTCGTTGGCCGAGGCGGCCGCCCGCAACGACGAGTTGCTGCGCGAATTCGGCTCATCGGTGCGCGCCATGAGCCAGATCCTGGCCGACGAGAAGCTCGGCAGCGGCACCACCGGCCGCAAGATCAACGAGGTGCTCACCCACGCCGGCGAGGTGCTGCAGACCCATCGGGAGACGATCAGGGACCTGATCGCCAACGGCGATGTGGTGTTGAACGCGGCCGTCGACCACGAACGCGATCTCAAGGAGTTGCTCGACGTCACCCCGATGACGCTGGACAACCTCTACAACGTGGCCGATCAGCGCAACGGCGCCCTGCGGATCAAGGTGGTCACCGACAAGGTGCTGTTCGACAACCAGCTCGTCAAGGAAGTCTGCAACATGATGGGTCTGCGGCAATTAGGTTGCAGCACCGGGACTTTACAGGACTTCGGGCCGGACTTCGGTCTGACGTACATGTTGGAGGGCCTGGCGGCGATGGGGCAAAGATGA
- a CDS encoding MlaD family protein → MSVLRLRRLVPALVTVGCLVSGCATNGLADLPLPAPGVGSGGYRLTAEFTNALNLPANAKVKLAGADVGEVESMVARDYLAVTTLRIMDGVRLPRGSTAELRSATPLGDVFVAIKPPIDVPPDTPMLRDGDTIGKDSTKAAATVESVLASAAILVNGGAVRNFTNIINGLGKATGDEGQAFGNLVRKTNATLAKLNARSAEISTAMTETSRLASEIAAKNQVLSEVMAEARPATDTLAGHATEIADLVERFGGISDQAHRFPSIAGTDTSGRSVIADANTIANAWNDVALAPGATLYALNRLMPPFIKTMSGGSVALDASVDRLVWGHHPDIGFAGDPGLHGPKWSDWHQLVGTLQYTLFRLQERVVGKGPDVPQLPVIPSPTEPGEIIPAPGPAAGAAPEEAPR, encoded by the coding sequence ATGAGTGTGCTGCGACTGCGCCGGCTGGTTCCCGCCCTGGTGACGGTCGGGTGTCTGGTGTCCGGGTGCGCCACCAATGGTCTGGCCGACCTGCCGCTGCCCGCGCCCGGGGTGGGTTCGGGCGGTTACCGGCTCACCGCGGAGTTCACCAACGCGCTGAATCTGCCCGCGAACGCGAAGGTCAAACTGGCCGGCGCCGACGTCGGTGAGGTCGAGTCCATGGTGGCACGCGACTATCTCGCGGTCACCACGCTGCGGATCATGGACGGGGTCCGGCTGCCCCGGGGCAGCACCGCCGAACTGCGGTCGGCGACCCCGCTCGGCGATGTGTTCGTGGCGATCAAACCGCCGATCGACGTGCCGCCGGACACCCCGATGCTGCGCGACGGCGACACCATCGGCAAGGATTCGACCAAGGCCGCCGCCACGGTGGAATCGGTGCTGGCGTCGGCGGCGATCCTGGTCAACGGCGGTGCGGTACGCAACTTCACCAACATCATCAACGGGTTGGGGAAGGCCACCGGTGACGAGGGCCAGGCGTTCGGCAACCTGGTCCGCAAGACCAACGCCACGCTCGCGAAGCTCAACGCGCGGTCGGCGGAGATCTCCACCGCGATGACCGAGACCTCCCGGCTGGCCAGCGAGATCGCCGCGAAGAATCAGGTGCTCAGCGAGGTGATGGCCGAGGCGCGGCCGGCCACCGACACGCTCGCCGGGCATGCGACCGAGATCGCCGATCTGGTCGAACGGTTCGGCGGCATCTCCGATCAGGCACACAGATTCCCGTCGATCGCCGGCACCGACACCAGCGGCCGCAGCGTCATCGCCGACGCCAACACCATCGCCAACGCCTGGAACGATGTCGCGCTCGCCCCGGGCGCGACCCTGTACGCGCTCAACCGGCTGATGCCGCCGTTCATCAAGACCATGAGCGGCGGCTCGGTCGCCCTGGACGCCAGCGTGGACCGGTTGGTGTGGGGCCACCACCCCGATATCGGCTTCGCCGGCGACCCCGGACTGCACGGGCCGAAGTGGAGCGACTGGCACCAACTGGTCGGCACCCTGCAGTACACGCTGTTCCGGTTGCAGGAACGGGTCGTCGGCAAGGGCCCCGATGTGCCGCAGCTACCGGTGATTCCCAGCCCCACCGAGCCCGGCGAGATCATCCCGGCGCCGGGGCCCGCCGCCGGAGCCGCACCGGAGGAGGCGCCCCGATGA
- a CDS encoding MlaD family protein, with translation MIGAVADRIVALVRFGHRRRATLSTIGLILTLVVATAYLLFGALQVNPFASSYQVTVALPESGGLLPNQAVTLRGVPVGRVERLDITPEGVNAVVDIDSAVKIPDSSAVRVSGLSPAGEQYIDFIPEEDTGRYLADGAHIGQGTATVPVPLAELLADADGALAQADVEKLEIIRRELSLSPAGPQKLKDIVDGGTFLLSTLDSVLPETSSLLRTSRVVFTLIDDKNAGIDVAADNLADTFDGVNRMREGYRRLTDQTPEVLAHVDNLFADNSDTMVQLLGNLTTTSRLLYLRVPALNALFPSHRTSVLDALGAAMHDGGLWGTAEIYPRMTCDYGTPKLPPSHADYPEPFMYTYCRNDHPGILVRGAKNAPRPADDDTAGPPPGADLGRQTDPTPKGRYTIPTPYGGPTLPIEPPR, from the coding sequence ATGATCGGTGCGGTCGCCGACCGGATCGTCGCGCTGGTGCGGTTCGGACATCGCCGCCGGGCGACGCTGTCGACGATCGGGCTGATCCTGACGCTCGTGGTCGCGACCGCCTACCTGCTGTTCGGGGCGTTGCAGGTGAACCCGTTCGCCTCGAGTTACCAGGTCACCGTCGCGCTGCCCGAGTCGGGCGGGCTGTTGCCGAATCAGGCCGTCACGCTGCGCGGGGTGCCGGTCGGGCGGGTGGAACGGCTCGACATCACCCCGGAGGGGGTGAACGCCGTCGTCGACATCGATTCGGCGGTGAAGATCCCGGATTCGTCGGCGGTGCGGGTGTCGGGGTTGTCACCGGCCGGTGAGCAGTACATCGACTTCATCCCCGAGGAGGACACCGGCCGGTATCTGGCCGACGGTGCCCACATCGGGCAGGGCACCGCGACCGTTCCGGTGCCGCTCGCCGAGTTGTTGGCCGACGCGGACGGGGCGTTGGCGCAGGCCGACGTCGAGAAGCTCGAAATCATCCGCCGTGAGCTCAGCCTCAGCCCGGCCGGGCCGCAGAAACTCAAGGACATCGTCGACGGCGGCACCTTCCTGCTGTCCACCCTGGATTCGGTGCTGCCCGAGACCAGCTCGCTGCTGCGGACCAGCCGCGTGGTGTTCACCCTGATCGACGACAAGAACGCCGGAATCGACGTCGCCGCAGACAATCTCGCCGACACGTTCGACGGGGTCAACCGGATGAGAGAAGGCTACCGGCGGCTGACCGACCAGACACCAGAGGTGCTGGCGCACGTCGACAACCTGTTCGCCGACAACTCCGACACCATGGTCCAGCTGCTCGGCAACCTCACCACCACCTCGCGGCTGCTCTACCTGCGGGTGCCGGCACTGAACGCGTTGTTCCCGTCGCACCGCACCTCGGTGCTCGACGCGCTCGGCGCCGCCATGCACGACGGCGGCCTGTGGGGCACCGCCGAGATCTATCCGCGCATGACATGCGATTACGGCACGCCCAAGCTGCCACCGTCGCATGCCGACTACCCTGAGCCGTTCATGTACACCTACTGCCGCAACGACCATCCCGGGATCCTGGTCCGCGGCGCCAAGAACGCCCCGAGACCGGCGGATGACGACACGGCCGGTCCGCCGCCCGGAGCGGATCTCGGCCGGCAGACCGACCCGACACCGAAGGGCCGCTACACGATCCCGACGCCCTACGGCGGTCCCACCCTGCCGATCGAACCGCCCCGCTGA
- a CDS encoding tetratricopeptide repeat protein, protein MSTDEDPDTGRKPDEKPVPDPPGPGRGRVVAWAGAALAAVVLLGAIGFLGWSMWHQRQIQQAGEQARQAAAAYAQVLTSIDSDSVDENFDAVLDGATGEFKDMYSQSSSQLRQLLIDNRAKASGVVVESAVQSASRDKAVVLLFVDQSVTNTAVPDPRIDRSRIKMTMEHVDGRWRASKVELP, encoded by the coding sequence GTGTCCACCGACGAAGACCCCGACACCGGCCGGAAACCCGACGAGAAACCCGTCCCCGACCCGCCGGGGCCGGGCCGGGGACGCGTCGTGGCGTGGGCCGGCGCCGCGCTGGCGGCCGTGGTGCTGCTCGGCGCGATCGGGTTCCTCGGCTGGAGTATGTGGCACCAACGCCAGATCCAGCAGGCCGGGGAACAGGCGCGGCAGGCCGCCGCCGCGTACGCGCAGGTGCTGACCAGCATCGACTCCGACAGCGTCGATGAGAACTTCGACGCCGTCCTCGACGGGGCGACCGGCGAGTTCAAGGACATGTACTCCCAGTCCAGTTCGCAGTTGCGGCAACTGCTCATCGACAACAGGGCCAAGGCGAGCGGTGTGGTGGTGGAGTCGGCGGTGCAGTCGGCATCCAGGGACAAGGCCGTGGTGCTGTTGTTCGTCGACCAGTCGGTGACGAACACGGCGGTGCCGGATCCGCGGATCGACCGCAGCCGGATCAAGATGACCATGGAACACGTCGACGGTCGTTGGCGCGCAAGCAAAGTCGAGTTGCCGTGA